In Poecilia reticulata strain Guanapo linkage group LG1, Guppy_female_1.0+MT, whole genome shotgun sequence, one genomic interval encodes:
- the soul5l gene encoding uncharacterized protein soul5l — MAFIIAVAVLALVVSIESSVGPSTNTSFCTESKECLEYELVCKTDEYEVRHLTPTRWVSTDAEAYFMGVGAAMAFRRLFQYINGANDEGLKMEMTAPVLVKVPEETKLWEPAVYTLNFPLPAAYQDKPPAPTNDKVYFTAMPDMDVYVRSYGGWMLSVTSRLHSHLLTKELERVHASYNHTYHYGVGYDSPLKLLNRHNEVWYVAEGEPVCTDPLEPTPAHTPRPMPTHLLADSPSEMLSDSPYLPPSNLSSNTTFNSSSSSLLPSYPSAVLPSETPASNSSEPHTEAAFSHPPSSALMAEDPTATNASVLASASPSLEPEREAGAWNFTTSSSVDTQANAGTEVQPDNAH; from the exons AT GGCTTTCATCATTGCCGTAGCTGTTTTGGCCCTGGTGGTTTCCATTGAAAGCAGCGTGGG ACCAAGCACCAACACCAGCTTCTGCACCGAGTCTAAGGAATGTCTAGAATATGAACTGGTCTGCAAAACGGATGAGTATGAA gtgcGACACCTTACCCCCACTCGCTGGGTGTCGACAGACGCCGAAGCCTACTTCATGGGAGTGGGAGCAGCCATGGCTTTCAGGAGACTCTTCCAGTACATCAACGGAGCAAACGACGAAG GCTTGAAGATGGAGATGACCGCCCCAGTCCTGGTAAAGGTCCCAGAGGAAACCAAGCTCTGGGAGCCAGCCGTCTACACGCTCAACTTCCCGCTGCCGGCGGCCTATCAGGACAAACCGCCCGCGCCCACCAATGACAAG GTGTATTTTACGGCGATGCCGGATATGGACGTGTATGTGAGGAGCTACGGAGGCTGGATGCTGTCGGTCACCTCCAGGCTTCACTCCCACCTGCTGACCAAAGAGTTGGAGCGAGTTCACGCCTCCTACAACCACACCTACCACTATGGAGTCGGTTACGACAG TCCCTTGAAGCTGCTGAACCGGCATAACGAGGTTTGGTACGTGGCTGAAGGGGAACCGGTGTGCACAGACCCACTGGAGCCCACTCCCGCACACACTCCCCGGCCCATGCCGACCCACCTGCTCGCGGACTCGCCATCAGAGATGCTGTCTGACTCGCCCTACCTCCCTCCGTCCAACCTGTCCTCAAACACCACCTTtaactcctcctcttcctccctgctgCCCTCCTACCCCTCAGCCGTCCTCCCGTCCGAAACCCCGGCGAGCAATTCGTCCGAGCCTCACACTGAGGCCGCGTTCAGTCACCCTCCGTCCTCCGCCCTCATGGCAGAGGACCCGACGGCGACCAACGCCTCCGTCCTGGCCTCCGCCAGCCCCTCGCTGGAGCCAGAGCGCGAGGCCGGCGCGTGGAACTTCACGACCAGCAGCTCCGTGGACACACAGGCTAACGCTGGCACCGAGGTCCAACCAGACAACGCCCATTAG